A section of the Primulina eburnea isolate SZY01 chromosome 1, ASM2296580v1, whole genome shotgun sequence genome encodes:
- the LOC140802876 gene encoding UDP-galactose/UDP-glucose transporter 3-like yields the protein MQSPSSGLRRILLLAFCVAGIWAAYIYQGVLQETVSTKRFGSDKKRFEHLAFLNLAQNVVCLIWSFLMIKIWSDGGNGGAPWWSYWSAGITNTIGPAMGIEALKYISYPAQVLAKSSKMIPVMLMGTLVYGIKYTFPEYFCTLLVAGGVSGFALLKTSSKTIRKLARPNAPLGYGLCFLNLAFDGFTNATQDSITARYPKTSAWNIMLGMNLWGTIYNVIFMFGLPNAMGYDAIQFCRLHPEAAWDILLYCLCGAVGQNFIFLTISRFGSLTNTTITTTRKFVSIVVSSVLSGNPLSEKQWGSVAMVFSGLSYQIYLKSKKLQRMQKKRKTT from the exons ATGCAGTCTCCGAGCTCCGGGCTACGCCGCATACTTCTCCTCGCCTTTTGTGTTGCCGGAATTTGGGCTGCTTATATTTATCAAGGGGTTCTTCAAGAGACCGT GTCCACTAAAAGATTCGGTTCTGATAAGAAGAGGTTCGAGCACTTGGCGTTCTTGAACTTAGCACAAAATGTAGTGTGTTTAATCTGGTCATTTTTAA TGATAAAGATTTGGTCTGATGGCGGAAATGGTGGAGCTCCTTGGTGGAGTTACTGGAGTGCTGGTATCACCAACACGATCGGGCCAGCTATGGGGATTGAAGCGTTGAAGTACATTAGTTACCCGGCTCAG GTTCTGGCAAAATCCTCAAAAATGATTCCGG TGATGCTGATGGGTACATTAGTTTATGGTATAAAATATACCTTCCCGGAGTATTTTTGCACTTTGCTTGTGGCTGGAGGGGTCTCCGGTTTTGCACTTTTGAAA ACTAGCTCGAAGACAATAAGAAAACTAGCTCGCCCAAATGCTCCCCTTGGATATGGGCTTTGTTTTCTAAACCTTGCTTTTGATGGATTCACCAATGCCACTCAGGATTCCATTACAGCCAG GTACCCGAAAACAAGTGCTTGGAATATAATGCTTGGAATGAACTTATGGGGTACGATTTATAACGTCATATTCATGTTTGGCCTTCCAAATGCCATGGGATACGATGCGATCCAATTCTGCAGGCTGCACCCAGAAGCTGCATGGGACATTCTTCTCTACTGTCTGTGTGGCGCAGTGggccaaaattttattttcttgacCATCAGTAGGTTTGGTTCCTTGACTAACACGACTATTACCACCACTCGAAAGTTTGTGAGCATCGTCGTGTCTTCAGTTCTTAGCGGAAACCCCCTGTCAGAAAAGCAATGGGGAAGTGTTGCAATGGTTTTCTCTGGATTGTCATACCAGATTTACCTTAAATCGAAGAAGCTGCAAAGAATGCAAAAGAAGAGGAAGACAACATAA
- the LOC140802869 gene encoding probable serine/threonine-protein kinase PBL3 isoform X2, whose product MGNCLGISKKIDVSLSNTSASRYHSKPSNSATSSMSIPSHSSKSTAETLPTPRSEAEILSSPNVKPFTLNELKNATRNFRVDSLLGEGGFGYVYKGWIDEHTLTAAKPGSGMVVAVKKLKPEGFQGHKEWLTEVHYLGQLHHPNLVKLIGYCSDGDNRLLVYEFMPKGSLENHLFRRGPQPLSWATRVKVAIGAAKGLCFLHEAEQQVIYRDFKASNILLDAEFNAKLSDFGLAKAGPTGDRTHVSTQVMGTQGYAAPEYVATGRLTTKSDVYSFGVVLLELLSGRRAVDKTKIGAEQKLVEWAVPYMRDKRKLFRIMDTKLEGQYPQKEAYTAATLALQCLNGEPKMRPRMAEALATLEQLQASKNTCRHSKVVSRASTKSVNMPPLKQHSPLNMTPSASPLTAHRRSPRIK is encoded by the exons ATGGGAAACTGTTTAGGTATCTCCAAGAAAATTGATGTGAGTCTCAGCAACACATCTG CATCAAGATATCACAGCAAACCTAGCAATTCAGCAACTTCGAGCATGAGCATACCTTCTCATAGTAGCAAAAGCACCGCTGAAACCCTTCCTACTCCAAGATCTGAAGCTGAAATTCTATCTTCTCCAAATGTCAAACCATTCACGTTAAATGAATTGAAGAATGCGACTAGAAACTTTCGAGTCGACAGTCTTCTTGGGGAAGGAGGATTCGGCTATGTTTacaaaggatggatcgatgagCACACTCTAACTGCTGCAAAGCCTGGATCAGGAATGGTTGTTGCTGTCAAGAAGTTGAAGCCCGAGGGTTTCCAAGGCCACAAGGAGTGGTTG ACAGAGGTTCATTATCTGGGGCAACTTCATCACCCAAATCTAGTTAAACTTATCGGGTACTGCTCTGACGGTGACAATCGATTGTTGGTGTATGAATTCATGCCAAAAGGAAGCCTGGAGAATCATTTGTTCAGAA GAGGGCCACAACCCCTCTCTTGGGCCACTAGAGTCAAGGTTGCTATAGGAGCTGCTAAGGGTCTTTGTTTTTTGCACGAGGCTGAACAACAAGTGATATATCGAGATTTTAAGGCTTCCAATATTTTGCTTGATGCA GAATTTAATGCCAAGTTGTCCGACTTCGGTTTAGCCAAGGCTGGCCCAACCGGTGATAGGACTCACGTTTCAACTCAAGTTATGGGTACACAAGGCTATGCTGCTCCCGAATATGTTGCTACAG GTCGACTGACGACAAAAAGTGACGTTTATAGTTTCGGGGTCGTTCTGCTCGAATTGCTATCAGGGCGTCGTGCTGTCGACAAAACTAAGATTGGTGCCGAACAAAAATTGGTTGAGTGGGCGGTGCCATACATGAGGGACAAGCGAAAATTGTTTCGAATAATGGACACCAAACTAGAAGGCCAATATCCTCAGAAAGAAGCATACACTGCGGCAACTTTAGCTTTGCAGTGCCTAAACGGTGAACCAAAAATGAGGCCACGAATGGCGGAGGCTTTAGCCACGCTCGAACAACTTCAAGCTTCAAAGAATACATGTAGGCACTCAAAGGTGGTGAGCCGAGCTTCTACCAAGTCTGTGAATATGCCGCCATTAAAACAGCATTCACCTCTGAATATGACTCCTTCAGCTTCTCCGTTGACAGCCCATCGAAGGTCTCCCCGTATTAAATGA
- the LOC140802869 gene encoding probable serine/threonine-protein kinase PBL3 isoform X1 — protein sequence MGNCLGISKKIDVSLSNTSEASRYHSKPSNSATSSMSIPSHSSKSTAETLPTPRSEAEILSSPNVKPFTLNELKNATRNFRVDSLLGEGGFGYVYKGWIDEHTLTAAKPGSGMVVAVKKLKPEGFQGHKEWLTEVHYLGQLHHPNLVKLIGYCSDGDNRLLVYEFMPKGSLENHLFRRGPQPLSWATRVKVAIGAAKGLCFLHEAEQQVIYRDFKASNILLDAEFNAKLSDFGLAKAGPTGDRTHVSTQVMGTQGYAAPEYVATGRLTTKSDVYSFGVVLLELLSGRRAVDKTKIGAEQKLVEWAVPYMRDKRKLFRIMDTKLEGQYPQKEAYTAATLALQCLNGEPKMRPRMAEALATLEQLQASKNTCRHSKVVSRASTKSVNMPPLKQHSPLNMTPSASPLTAHRRSPRIK from the exons ATGGGAAACTGTTTAGGTATCTCCAAGAAAATTGATGTGAGTCTCAGCAACACATCTG AAGCATCAAGATATCACAGCAAACCTAGCAATTCAGCAACTTCGAGCATGAGCATACCTTCTCATAGTAGCAAAAGCACCGCTGAAACCCTTCCTACTCCAAGATCTGAAGCTGAAATTCTATCTTCTCCAAATGTCAAACCATTCACGTTAAATGAATTGAAGAATGCGACTAGAAACTTTCGAGTCGACAGTCTTCTTGGGGAAGGAGGATTCGGCTATGTTTacaaaggatggatcgatgagCACACTCTAACTGCTGCAAAGCCTGGATCAGGAATGGTTGTTGCTGTCAAGAAGTTGAAGCCCGAGGGTTTCCAAGGCCACAAGGAGTGGTTG ACAGAGGTTCATTATCTGGGGCAACTTCATCACCCAAATCTAGTTAAACTTATCGGGTACTGCTCTGACGGTGACAATCGATTGTTGGTGTATGAATTCATGCCAAAAGGAAGCCTGGAGAATCATTTGTTCAGAA GAGGGCCACAACCCCTCTCTTGGGCCACTAGAGTCAAGGTTGCTATAGGAGCTGCTAAGGGTCTTTGTTTTTTGCACGAGGCTGAACAACAAGTGATATATCGAGATTTTAAGGCTTCCAATATTTTGCTTGATGCA GAATTTAATGCCAAGTTGTCCGACTTCGGTTTAGCCAAGGCTGGCCCAACCGGTGATAGGACTCACGTTTCAACTCAAGTTATGGGTACACAAGGCTATGCTGCTCCCGAATATGTTGCTACAG GTCGACTGACGACAAAAAGTGACGTTTATAGTTTCGGGGTCGTTCTGCTCGAATTGCTATCAGGGCGTCGTGCTGTCGACAAAACTAAGATTGGTGCCGAACAAAAATTGGTTGAGTGGGCGGTGCCATACATGAGGGACAAGCGAAAATTGTTTCGAATAATGGACACCAAACTAGAAGGCCAATATCCTCAGAAAGAAGCATACACTGCGGCAACTTTAGCTTTGCAGTGCCTAAACGGTGAACCAAAAATGAGGCCACGAATGGCGGAGGCTTTAGCCACGCTCGAACAACTTCAAGCTTCAAAGAATACATGTAGGCACTCAAAGGTGGTGAGCCGAGCTTCTACCAAGTCTGTGAATATGCCGCCATTAAAACAGCATTCACCTCTGAATATGACTCCTTCAGCTTCTCCGTTGACAGCCCATCGAAGGTCTCCCCGTATTAAATGA
- the LOC140809730 gene encoding mitochondrial outer membrane protein porin of 36 kDa-like: protein MAYYDIMGCVAITSSGTKKGELFLADVNTQLKNKNITTDVKVDSNSNIGRISHPFFHGWGWGWREVFTTISIDEPAPGVKAIFSFVAPDQKSGKVELQYLHEYAGISTSLGLTAKPLVNFSGVVGNHQAAFGTDISFDTATGNFTKCNAGASFMTPDLIASLILNDKGEALTASYFHTVSPLTNTAVGAELIHSFSSNENTLAIGTQHLLDPLTLVKARVNNYGKAKCSHTTRMTS, encoded by the exons ATGGCTTATTATGATATCATGGGATGTGTG GCCATTACATCATCTGGGACGAAGAAAGGTGAGTTGTTTTTAGCTGATGTTAACACGCAGCTGAAGAACAAGAACATCACTACTGATGTGAAAGTTGACTCTAATTCTAAT ATTGGGAGGATTTCTCACCCTTTCTTTCATGGGTGGGGTTGGGGGTGGAGGGAG GTTTTCACGACTATCAGTATTGATGAACCTGCTCCTGGAGTTAAGGCTATCTTTAGCTTTGTTGCTCCCGACCAAAAATCTGGCAAG GTGGAACTTCAGTATTTGCATGAGTACGCAGGAATAAGTACCAGCCTTGGTCTCACTGCAAAACCTTTAGTTAATTTCTCTGGCGTTGTTGGAAATCACCAGGCTGCTTTTGGGACTGATATCTCATTCGACACGGCTACTGGGAACTTTACAAAATGCAATGCTGGAGCTAGTTTCATGACTCCCGACTTGATAGCATCCTTGATATT AAACGACAAAGGTGAAGCACTTACAGCATCCTATTTTCACACTGTAAGCCCGTTAACCAATACTGCAGTCGGAGCAGAATTGATCCACAGCTTTTCAAGCAATGAAAATACCCTCGCCATTGGCACTCAGCATTTACTCGATCCACTCACTTTGGTGAAAGCTCGAGTCAACAACTATGGCAAGGCAAAGTGCTCTCATACAACACGAATGACGTCCTAG
- the LOC140802884 gene encoding pentatricopeptide repeat-containing protein At2g02750, translated as MTYQIARLVKDGLYKEAITLFTHLHSASVSLDKFTFPYLLKACAQLKSISHGQIFHAHLLKTGRLTNRHTFTDLINVYMKFHFLNSAVKLFDEIPEPTLSALNVVISGFSKNGLFGEASRIFKLFSVQNLRIDAVTVATVLSACENVENGVQVQCLAIKIGVEMDVYAATSLMVMYLNYGELVYARRLFGLIEDKNVVCYNAFLSGLVHNGVDELVFCVFNELRESLFEKPNSVTMITVLSACANSKKIQFGKQLHGFTRKVELMFDTKVGTGLVDMYSKCGYWQCAYDLFKEMGSHRNLITWNSMIAGMMSNDKIEIAIDLFMELELKEGLKSDSVTWNSMISGFSRLGKADEAFFFFRKMQSCGLLPSLQCLTSLLAAASSLSSLNSGKQIHAYVVRMNATDDDFVTASLIDMYMKCGQCSLAYNYFKQFEIEPNDPAVWNAMISGYGKNGKSEGAFDVFNQMVENKVEPNLITFSCLLSVCNHTGQVEKAFQFFRLMTIHHGLNPNLEHMNILIGLLGRVGRLDEAFELLRGIPETSASVFASLLGACGHHADPTLGEEMAKKLSEMEPENPIPSVILSNIYAVQKKWKDVHKIREIMNEKGQRKNPGLSSTGVA; from the coding sequence ATGACATACCAAATAGCCAGACTAGTAAAAGATGGACTGTACAAAGAAGCCATTACACTGTTCACTCACCTCCACTCTGCTTCTGTTTCTCTCGACAAATTCACATTCCCGTACCTTTTGAAGGCTTGCGCCCAGCTCAAGTCCATCTCACATGGCCAAATATTCCATGCTCACCTACTCAAGACCGGCCGCCTGACAAACAGACACACTTTCACGGACCTTATCAACGTGTACATGAAATTTCACTTTTTAAACAGTGCCGTCAAACTGTTCGATGAAATCCCGGAGCCAACTTTATCCGCTCTCAACGTTGTGATTTCTGGGTTTTCGAAAAATGGGCTTTTTGGAGAAGCTTCGAGGATATTCAAGCTCTTTAGTGTTCAGAATCTTAGGATTGACGCAGTTACTGTAGCCACCGTGTTGTCTGCTTGCGAAAATGTTGAAAATGGTGTGCAAGTTCAGTGCTTGGCGATCAAGATTGGTGTGGAGATGGATGTTTATGCTGCAACGTCACTTATGGTTATGTATCTGAATTACGGAGAACTGGTTTATGCTAGAAGGTTGTTTGGATTGATTGAGGACAAAAATGTGGTGTGCTACAACGCTTTTCTATCAGGACTGGTGCATAATGGTGTTGATGAATTGGTGTTTTGTGTGTTCAATGAATTGAGGGAGTCTCTATTTGAGAAACCCAATTCAGTGACAATGATTACTGTGCTCTCTGCGTGTGCAAATAGTAAGAAAATACAATTTGGAAAGCAGCTCCATGGTTTCACGAGAAAAGTTGAATTAATGTTTGACACCAAGGTTGGAACTGGTCTAGTGGATATGTATTCAAAATGTGGTTATTGGCAGTGCGCTTATGATCTATTCAAAGAAATGGGAAGTCACAGAAACTTGATCACTTGGAATTCTATGATTGCAGGAATGATGTCTAATGATAAAATTGAAATTGCTATTGATCTTTTCATGGAGTTAGAATTGAAAGAAGGCTTGAAATCAGACTCAGTGACATGGAATTCCATGATCAGTGGATTCTCACGGCTCGGAAAAGCGGACGAAGCTTTCTTTTTCTTCAGAAAGATGCAGTCTTGTGGCCTATTACCCAGTCTGCAGTGTTTGACCAGCTTATTAGCGGCCGCTTCGTCTCTATCATCACTGAACTCTGGGAAGCAAATTCATGCATATGTTGTGAGAATGAATGCCACCGATGATGATTTTGTGACCGCTTCACTGATTGACATGTACATGAAATGCGGTCAATGTTCTCTTGCATACAACTATTTCAAGCAGTTTGAAATAGAGCCTAATGATCCTGCTGTTTGGAATGCCATGATTTCTGGGTATGGAAAGAATGGTAAAAGTGAAGGTGCTTTTGATGTTTTCAATCAGATGGTAGAAAACAAAGTTGAGCCAAATTTAATCACTTTCAGTTGCCTTTTGTCTGTATGCAATCACACTGGTCAAGTTGAAAAGGCATTTCAATTTTTCAGATTGATGACTATACATCATGGTTTGAATCCAAATTTGGAGCATATGAATATCTTGATCGGACTCCTCGGTCGAGTAGGAAGGCTGGATGAAGCTTTTGAGCTACTAAGAGGAATTCCTGAAACATCTGCTTCTGTTTTTGCTTCATTGCTCGGTGCTTGTGGGCATCATGCAGATCCGACACTTGGAGAGGAAATGGCTAAGAAACTTTCCGAGATGGAGCCAGAAAATCCAATCCCTTCTGTGATTTTGTCCAACATATATGCTGTACAAAAAAAGTGGAAAGATGTTCACAAGATTAGAGAAATAATGAATGAGAAGGGACAGAGGAAAAACCCTGGACTTAGTTCAACAGGCGTGGCATAA